GAGAGTTCCCACCGCGAGGTGCGCTACCCGCTGTGTGACGATCGGCGCACGCTGCTGTGGCTGGCCAATCAGCGCGCGGTCGAATACCACCCAACGCTGGGTCTGGCCGACGACATCTACCGGCCCACGCACCTGGTGCTCGACCTCGACCCGCCGACGGAAACCGATTTCGCCGCGGTGGTCGAGGTGGCGTATCTCGTGCAGCAGGCGCTGGACGACAGCGGGCTGGCCGGTGCGGTCAAGACCAGCGGGGCGAAAGGCCTGCACGTCTTCGTGCCGGTCGACGACAGCGCGCCGGTCGAGGACGTCGCCGCCGCGACCAGAGCGCTCGCGGCCCGCGCCGAGGCCCTCGATCCCGCGCTGGCCACCACGGCGTTCATCGTGGAGGACCGGCACGGCAAGGTCTTCGTGGACTCCACCCGCGCCGGTGGCGCCACCGTCGCCGCGACCTACAGTCCCCGGCTGCGTCCGGGCACTCCGGTCTCGTTTCCCGTGGACTGGTCCGAGTTGTCGTCGGTCACCCCGGCCGATTTCACCGTGCACACCGCAGTCGACGCGCTCGACGGACGCGACCCGTGGGCGGAGGCGATGCCGGCTCCGCAGCGGTTACCGAGTGACCTCATCGAACACGGCCGCACCATTCCGGTCGCCAGGGTGGCCGCGATGCACGAGGGTAAACGCCGCGCCCGGGCCCGCCGCAACAATGGCTGAGCACTCTCCAACGAAGTCCGGCTGTCCACTACGCGAAGTGACGTGCGTCGCTTTCATGGACGAAAGGTGCCATTCGACCACTATTTGGCACCGCGGAATCAAAACTCTGACCTGCTGGTTTAACACCCTGGACACATAAAGTTTCGCAGAGGTACAGAGAGAAGTACGGAAAAATGAAGAAGTTCGGAATGGCCACCATCGTCGCAGGCGGAGTGGCCGCAGGATTCCTCGGGCTGGCCGCCCCCGCGCAGGCCGCGCCGGCCGGGCCAGGAAACGCTGACAACGCCATCAACTCGCTCGATGACCGCGGCTACGAGGTGCGGGTCAACCACCAGGGCACGGTCAAGCCGCTTGATCAGTCGAGCATCGTCGCGGTCCGCTACGACAACGACGACCGCGTCGTCTTCGTCACCGTCCGCTGACGCCTGACCACCAGCGAGGGGCACCAGAAAGGGTGCCCCTCGCTGGTGTTTCGTGCGTTGTCACAAGCCCAACTGGGTGAGCCCCGGATGATCCTGCGGCCGCGGTCCGCTGCGGTCCCAACCGAACAGGCGGTCCGCCCCGCTGATCGGGACGTCGTTGATGCTGGCGTGGCGGGTTGTCATCAACCCGTCCGCGGCGAACTCCCAGTTCTCGTTGCCGTACGCGCGGAACCACTCGCCGCTCGCGTCGTGGTACTCGTAGGCGAACCGGACGGCGATGCGGTCGTCACCGTGGGCCCAGATCTCTTTGATGAGGCGGTAGTCGAGTTCGCGGGCCCACTTGTCGGTGAGGAACCCGATGATCTCGTCACGCCCGCGCAGGAACGTGGAGCGGTTGCGCCACCGGCTGTCGGGGGTGTAGGCCAGCGCCACCCGCTCGGGGTCGCGGGTGTTCCAAAGGTCTTCCCCTGCGCGCACTTTGGCGGTCGCGCTCTCCAGGGTGAACGGGGGCTTCACGGGTTCAGCCTTTCTCGGCGGCGACGCGGGCGCGTTCCCTCATCGACGCGACCACTCCGCCGTCGTTCAAGATGTCGGTGCCGGTGAGATATCCGGCCCGGTCACTGACGCAGAAGGCCAACAGCTCGGCCATCTCCTCCGGTTTACCCCACCGGGGCACGGCGGCGTCGGCGACCATCGCGCCTGCGCCCGCCTGCTCCTCCAACCGGCCCATGTCGGTGTCGACGGAACCGGGTGAGACCGACACGATGCGCAGACCGCGCCCGTTGAACCGCTCCGCCTGCGAGGTGCTGTACCACCTGACGAAGCTCTTGCTCAATGCGTAGGCGATGCCTGATTGGGCCTCCTCGGGAACGATGGAGCAGGCGGACAACATGTCGGCCATGAAAGCGTCCTCGTCGGTGAGGGCACGGGGGAAGTGTCCGGTGGGGATCATCTCCTCGGGCAACATGTGCGCCGCCATCGAGGCGACGTTGACGATCGCGGCGCCCTCGCCCGCGGTCCGGTAGAAGGCTTCGTCGACGTTGACCGTGCCGATCGCGTTGGTGCGCATGACGTATTCGGCGTCCCCCATGCTGGGG
Above is a window of Mycolicibacterium baixiangningiae DNA encoding:
- a CDS encoding SDR family oxidoreductase, with protein sequence MSRISVITGGAGGMGVATARIVGRDHTLVLCDVRRDRLDAAVAGLDDLGITATAVYCDVTDRDAVAALFDTASSLGPLASVIHTAGVSPSMGDAEYVMRTNAIGTVNVDEAFYRTAGEGAAIVNVASMAAHMLPEEMIPTGHFPRALTDEDAFMADMLSACSIVPEEAQSGIAYALSKSFVRWYSTSQAERFNGRGLRIVSVSPGSVDTDMGRLEEQAGAGAMVADAAVPRWGKPEEMAELLAFCVSDRAGYLTGTDILNDGGVVASMRERARVAAEKG
- a CDS encoding nuclear transport factor 2 family protein, which produces MKPPFTLESATAKVRAGEDLWNTRDPERVALAYTPDSRWRNRSTFLRGRDEIIGFLTDKWARELDYRLIKEIWAHGDDRIAVRFAYEYHDASGEWFRAYGNENWEFAADGLMTTRHASINDVPISGADRLFGWDRSGPRPQDHPGLTQLGL
- the ligD gene encoding non-homologous end-joining DNA ligase; the protein is MSAGESRAGVDLTNLDQPLSPDAGATKRDLVDYLDAVADRILPGLAGRPLTVLRVLRGQAPFMQKNAPKYTPDWVKTVAIWAESSHREVRYPLCDDRRTLLWLANQRAVEYHPTLGLADDIYRPTHLVLDLDPPTETDFAAVVEVAYLVQQALDDSGLAGAVKTSGAKGLHVFVPVDDSAPVEDVAAATRALAARAEALDPALATTAFIVEDRHGKVFVDSTRAGGATVAATYSPRLRPGTPVSFPVDWSELSSVTPADFTVHTAVDALDGRDPWAEAMPAPQRLPSDLIEHGRTIPVARVAAMHEGKRRARARRNNG